The following are from one region of the Cyclopterus lumpus isolate fCycLum1 chromosome 21, fCycLum1.pri, whole genome shotgun sequence genome:
- the ndufa10 gene encoding NADH dehydrogenase [ubiquinone] 1 alpha subcomplex subunit 10, mitochondrial isoform X1 → MALRVTRLLVPTGAAALNALNVARKVRFVVVVQAGVHTSPVRSLRYGWLSYVLGERTTPRLNQNSRIITLDGNLSSGKGAMAQQLADKLGMLYMPEADTFYMDKMTGEKEPLPVDFNGMCSLEKFYTEPRAADGNSYRLQLWMYTMRLLQYADAIEHLLTTGQGVVLERSPFSDFVFLDAMFNEGYIRPECVQHYNEIKGISLCEFLPPHIVIYMDLPAEEVQKKLQQSGKSHLQNVPLSYLKGIEDSYKNSFLPQISEKTDVFSYDMTKALNVKMLVDDIKYSKFEGGPWLEQDDISYHQMRMLVEDKQRVATLTHIPKFLPEITIGAHDYDEKYYAFRSLPGKKYASGYNADVGDKFIWLK, encoded by the exons ATGGCGCTGCGCGTGACCCGGCTGCTCGTGCCGACCGGGGCGGCTGCTCTCAACGCGCTGAACGTCGCTCGGAAA GTGCGGTTTGTTGTCGTCGTCCAGGCAGGTGTTCACACCAGCCCGGTGAGAAGCCTGCGGTACGGCTGGCTGTCCTACGTGCTCGGCGAGAGGACCACGCCGCGGTTAAATCAGAACAGCAGGATCATCACCCTGGACGGCAACCTGTCCTCAGGGAAAGGAGCTATGGCCCAGCAGCTGGCCGACAAGCTGG GGATGCTCTACATGCCCGAGGCGGACACCTTCTACATGGACAAGATGACCGGCGAGAAGGAGCCGCTCCCCGTGGACTTCAACGGGATGTGCAGCCTGGAGAAGTTCTACACGGAGCCCAGAGCCGCCGACGGGAACAGCTACCGGCTGCAGCTGTGGATGTACACCATGCGGCTGCTGCAGTACGCCGACGCCATCGAGCACCTGCTCACGACAG gcCAAGGAGTGGTCCTGGAGCGCTCTCCCTTCAGCGACTTCGTGTTCCTGGACGCCATGTTCAATGAGGGCTACATCAGGCCGGAGT gtGTGCAGCACTACAACGAGATCAAAGGCATCAGCCTCTGCGAGTTCCTGCCTCCGCACATCGTCATCTACATGGACCTGCCGGCCGAGGAGGTGCAGAAGAAGCTGCAGCAGAGCGGCAAG TCCCATCTGCAGAACGTGCCCCTGTCGTACCTGAAGGGCATCGAGGACAGCTACAAGAACTCTTTCTTGCCCCAAATCAG cgAAAAGACGGACGTGTTCTCTTACGATATGACCAAAGCCCTAAATGTCAAAATG CTGGTAGATGACATCAAATACTCAAAGTTTGAGGGAGGGCCGTGGCTGGAGCAGGACGACATCAGCTACCACCAAATGAGGATGCT cGTGGAAGACAAGCAGCGGGTGGCGACTCTGACCCACATACCGAAGTTCCTCCCAGAGATCACCATCGGGGCCCACGACTACGACGAGAAATACTACGCCTTCAGATCG CTCCCCGGGAAGAAGTACGCGTCTGGTTATAACGCAGATGTTGGAGATAAATTCATCTGGCTGAAGTGA
- the ndufa10 gene encoding NADH dehydrogenase [ubiquinone] 1 alpha subcomplex subunit 10, mitochondrial isoform X2, whose protein sequence is MALRVTRLLVPTGAAALNALNVARKAGVHTSPVRSLRYGWLSYVLGERTTPRLNQNSRIITLDGNLSSGKGAMAQQLADKLGMLYMPEADTFYMDKMTGEKEPLPVDFNGMCSLEKFYTEPRAADGNSYRLQLWMYTMRLLQYADAIEHLLTTGQGVVLERSPFSDFVFLDAMFNEGYIRPECVQHYNEIKGISLCEFLPPHIVIYMDLPAEEVQKKLQQSGKSHLQNVPLSYLKGIEDSYKNSFLPQISEKTDVFSYDMTKALNVKMLVDDIKYSKFEGGPWLEQDDISYHQMRMLVEDKQRVATLTHIPKFLPEITIGAHDYDEKYYAFRSLPGKKYASGYNADVGDKFIWLK, encoded by the exons ATGGCGCTGCGCGTGACCCGGCTGCTCGTGCCGACCGGGGCGGCTGCTCTCAACGCGCTGAACGTCGCTCGGAAA GCAGGTGTTCACACCAGCCCGGTGAGAAGCCTGCGGTACGGCTGGCTGTCCTACGTGCTCGGCGAGAGGACCACGCCGCGGTTAAATCAGAACAGCAGGATCATCACCCTGGACGGCAACCTGTCCTCAGGGAAAGGAGCTATGGCCCAGCAGCTGGCCGACAAGCTGG GGATGCTCTACATGCCCGAGGCGGACACCTTCTACATGGACAAGATGACCGGCGAGAAGGAGCCGCTCCCCGTGGACTTCAACGGGATGTGCAGCCTGGAGAAGTTCTACACGGAGCCCAGAGCCGCCGACGGGAACAGCTACCGGCTGCAGCTGTGGATGTACACCATGCGGCTGCTGCAGTACGCCGACGCCATCGAGCACCTGCTCACGACAG gcCAAGGAGTGGTCCTGGAGCGCTCTCCCTTCAGCGACTTCGTGTTCCTGGACGCCATGTTCAATGAGGGCTACATCAGGCCGGAGT gtGTGCAGCACTACAACGAGATCAAAGGCATCAGCCTCTGCGAGTTCCTGCCTCCGCACATCGTCATCTACATGGACCTGCCGGCCGAGGAGGTGCAGAAGAAGCTGCAGCAGAGCGGCAAG TCCCATCTGCAGAACGTGCCCCTGTCGTACCTGAAGGGCATCGAGGACAGCTACAAGAACTCTTTCTTGCCCCAAATCAG cgAAAAGACGGACGTGTTCTCTTACGATATGACCAAAGCCCTAAATGTCAAAATG CTGGTAGATGACATCAAATACTCAAAGTTTGAGGGAGGGCCGTGGCTGGAGCAGGACGACATCAGCTACCACCAAATGAGGATGCT cGTGGAAGACAAGCAGCGGGTGGCGACTCTGACCCACATACCGAAGTTCCTCCCAGAGATCACCATCGGGGCCCACGACTACGACGAGAAATACTACGCCTTCAGATCG CTCCCCGGGAAGAAGTACGCGTCTGGTTATAACGCAGATGTTGGAGATAAATTCATCTGGCTGAAGTGA